TGCTGAAGCTCGCCATTGATCAGGATCGCAATATCATTCGCGCTTGGTGGATCAAATTTGATGAAACCAGCACCGCTGTCGATGACGGCGATCTCGATCTGCCATTCCTCATAACTCAATGCCCGCACCGCAGAATGGGATGTTGCGATCGATCGAATCTTCAATCTTGCTGGCCGTTGTACGGTGATCGTATCTTTATTGTTCAAAGCCGGGCTGAAAAGTATTTTATTCGGCTCAGGTGTATTCTCGGCAAAGCCAGTATCAATTGTGGCCGTGAAAACTTCGCTCATACACCAGCCATCAAGCGCCTGAACGTCAAATTTTACCGTATCAGCCGTTCCCCCACGGACCAAAGTCAGCGATTTCGTCGGATTTAACACATTTGAAAGACTATCATTCACCACGGATACGGAAATGTTTCGCGCAGCATCCCCTCCAGTATTTTCTACAATCACGCCAAGTTGAAATAGCTGCTTTGAGTCGACATAAGGCGCATTGGGCGCAATTGCAAAAGTCTTGGCAATCCGGATATTCGCCGGCAGTTCAACTTTAATGCTGGAATTCTTTGTGGCAACAATCGAACGACCACTATTGAGCTCAGTCACGTAAATGGTCGCAGCAATTTGGCGATCGCCAGGCAGATCCCCAGTCTTATTCACAGTAAACAACAGGCTATCTGTGGCTCCCGCATTCAGTCGAACATCTCCTGCATTGAACAGCTTTTTGGGCGGGGTCACGACAAAGTTGCTATCACCGACAAAGCTAATGAACCGCTTCATTTGGGTCGTATCAATTACCACATCACTCCCACCGCTGTTGCTTAAAGCGACGATTGCCATCCAGGGATGCATTTGTCCGATGGTCACCTCGGGCTGAGAAGTTCTCAGATATTCAACTTTCAATTGGGCCGGAGATTGTACCATTATTCCCGAGCTCGAAGTCTTCATAATTTGACCGCTGATCATGTCATTGAGATAGACAGCAGCTTCGATGGTGATCGTGCCCAAAGTGGATCCGGTCTTATCGATAACAAATCGCAGCGTGTCGGTTGCTCCCGCTGCAAGCGTGTCTGTTTTTGCGCTAGAGAACGCAGTGGGATGGATAATGCTGAACTGATCAGTGATATTGAATGCCCCGATCGTAAAACGCACCCTCGCACTGTCAAGGTGAAATTTCGCAATGCCGCTATTTTTCACCACCATATTGATGAACCAATCGCGATCCTGTCCTCTGGTTACTGTCGTCTGGCTGGGCAGTAACTGGAGAATCGCTATATCAGAAGCAACTTTTACTCGCCAACCAGCAAGAAAATCGGCATTCATATCCGAATAACTCAGCCCAGTATTGACATCATGTCCCGTTGCCTTTGCGTTGATCTGAATAGTATCCAGGCTGGCTGACGAAGCAACCATCACTGAATAAGATAAATCTCGCGAACTATGTCCAGAAATAGTATCTGGATTAGTGGGAAAAGCTTGCTGGGCATATTCGGAGGTGACGTTTTTACCTTGACCAACGGCCCAAAAAGTCAAACTGTCGCTGTCGATTACGAGCGGAGCATCCCCATCGTTCCGGTATTTCACCGTCACCGTAGTGTTTTTTCCTTGCACCACGGTATCGCTTGCTGCTTGGACCCGTTCGATTCGCAATACTGGGGGCGTTTGAACCAACCAGCTCGCAGCTTTATCCGCCGAGGAATCACTCACCGCTGTGCCATTTATTAGGCCATTGACATTGCCATTAATTTCGATCAATCCAGTAGTCGCTGTTGGACTGACGCCTACCGAAAAACTCAGTAATCGCTGAGCTCCAAATCCGGGAACGACGGTAAAGGTATCGTTCCGGGCAACAACATATTCACTGCTCCGATTGATCTTGTTCGCATCGCTGAATCGCAAATTGGCTCCCACGAGTCTCACGCTCTCCATCCCGCTGTTTTGGACGATCATTCGCACTGGAATTGCAGTTTGGCCTTGACTGATCTTTTGGCGATCCGCGGTAATCGATACGATTTTCAAGCTAATGATACCAAGCACCGTATCCCCAGCAGCATTCCCTCTTTCAACGCTATGGGCATGAATAAAGGCTGTACCACCGACACTATCCGCATTGACCTGAAAACTAATTTGGCCAGACCAATTCGATTTCACCTGATGTCCTGGGATATTCGTCGCCTGATCTGCTGGTGAGCTTATCCGACCAAGCGTCGTGCTAACGGTAAATAATTCTCCTTGGGCAATGATATTCCCATCCCGATCTTTGATGATATCAGAAGTAAAAACAGCAAAGGAATCCGAGTGCGCTGGGATCAACCTTCGATTCGGATGGATAACAATAGCTCCAACAGGCGCACCTGGAACAATCGTAATGGTCCCAGTGGTATCATCGATAGCAGTGGCATGGTCTGCGATAATTTTTCCACTGGCAGGTGCTTTGGTCGGCGAAAAAACGATCGTGCTCGTGTTTGAAGTCGCAACAGCGGGCTGCAAATTGCCGGTACTTGTCCAATTCACTAGAGCAGGGCCGAGATAATGATTGGTCTGATCATAAGCTGCAGCATACAAAATCAGACTATCATCCGCAGTGATCGTCCTGGCTCCGACCACATTGCCATTTCCATCCGCAGCATCCCTGATCAAAATATGATGGATTTCTCCCACTTGGATCGTGCCTGTGGAATCTACCATCCCGCTGCTATCCGCATAAATCTTTCCAGTACTCTGGGCGGGAAGCGCCGTGAAAGTTGTACTGGTGCCATTGGATGGCTGTGGCATATTAATCGAGCCGCTACGACTCCAATTTGCTATTATATCGCGAACATAATTATCATACTGGTCATATCCAGCAGCATATAGAACAGCTTTCTCATTCAAATTCAATGATAGATCCCCCACTGGATTTCCAAAACCGCCAGGATTATCCCGAACCATAATATGATGAACCGGTCCGGGCTGGATCGAAAAATTATTGGAGTTTCCTTTTTTGCCAGAGAGAGGATCAGTCACGGTAATTTGATCATCAACATATTTTTGAGTTATGTTCACATTGACCGTTTTTGATCCAGATGAAAAATTACCCGTGTTCGATGGCGTTATTGTCCCCGTCTTATCAGTTAAATTGACCGAGCTGTTGAAACTGGTCACCTTATTTTCATATTGATCCCGCGCTTCCAAAGTCAACTGAAAGCCTTGACCAGCAACCTGAGGGCTACTAATTGTCGCTATAGAAAAATGATGCAGCGTATTTGGATTAACATTGAAAAAATTGGAGACGCCGCTTTTGCCGCTGCCTGTCACTACGATTTGGTCGCTCTGAAAGCTTGAGGTAATTGTCACCGTTTCATTCCGAACACCATTTGAAAATACGCCAGAGGCCTTAGGCGAGATACTACCACTCAGGTCTCCTATCGTGACTGGACCTACGAATGAGGTCACTGTGTTGCCCTCGATATCTTTGGCAGTAATGGTGATAGCAAAAGGCACTCCGGCAGTCTGAGTCGCAACATTCGAAATCACGAAGTGATCAAGGCTTCCGACTGTCACATTAAACAAATTAGAAGATCCGTTCTCAGATCCGCCGGACCGAGTGACAGTGATTTTATCGTTGTTGTAAGGAGCACTGATCTTCACTTGACCGCTCCATTGACCATTGCTGAAATTGCCGCTAATGGTCGGGCTAATGGAGCCTGACAGATCCGAAATAGCGACCGTCCCATTGAAACCAGTCGCAATATTACCATATTGATCTTGAGCTGTCGCTTTGATATTAAACCAAGTACCAGCCGCTTGGGGGGAAGCGATCGGATCGATTGCAAATTTGGCTACATTACCAGGGTTCACATTAAATTTGTTGGAACTATCGGGATTCGAAATCCCGGCATGATTGGCCATGATAAAATTGTCGACTTGACTTTTGGTGATGGTCACATTTTGCGTCAATACGCCGTTGACGAAATTATTCGAATTCAAATTCAATGAGCCAGAGAAATCCGTTAAAGCGACCTTGTCAGTAAAACTTGTCACGACGTTCTCAAATTGGTCTCGGGCCTTTATGGAAATGGCAAATGCTATTCCTGCCATTTGGGGACTCGAAATCGGCGGATCAAAACTGAAATGATGCAGTGATGCCGGCAATACGTTGAATAGCGCTGAATTTCCACTCTTTTTATCGTAAGTTACTGTGATCTGGTTGTTCTGGTAACTTCGAGTAAAGGTTAGATTCTCCGATCTTGTTCCATTGGAAAAAGCCCCTGTAATCAGCGGGGTCATCGCCCCAGATTTATCCATTAACGTCGCTTGACTTGTAAAGCTGGTGACAGTATTGTTGTAGGCATCTTGAGCTGTGATGGTAATCGGAAAATTCTGCCCGGCCGTCGCATTTCCGCTGCTAACCACTTGAAAATGATGCAGTGAATTGGCTTGAATTGAAAAATCAGGTGTAGTCCCGCTATCAATTAGGCTGCCGGAACTATTGCGCGTATTGATTTTCACCTCATAGTTGCTCGCCTTGATAGTATGATTAATAACCATCCCTATGGCAACGCTTACCTCTATGCCTCCAGCTACGTCATTACCCGTGTAGTCTCTCGTAAGCCGGACAGTATCCTCATTGGCAGTATTTTTATTCATAAGATTGATGCCTGAAAATCCGCCGGTCATATTGCTGTTTTTCGACTGGGCAATATCGACTTCGCTGATGTTAAAGCCAGCAGGTAAAATGAATTCGATTTTCCCATTCTTGGGAATTCCTCCGCCGCCAGCCGAGGTTGTAAAGGTAAAAGTATAAATTGCAGCCTCTCCAGCTTTATTGTCACTCAAGCTAATACTAACATTAGTTAACGTTCCTTGAGCGAATAATTCATTCCCCAACAAAATGAGAATTATCGCTGCCAATCTCAATGCTGTCGAATGCCTGATTCTCATTTGTCGCTCTTTCAAAAATTAGTTGCCTGATCTAAGTTGCAAAACCAATTATAAAAATTTCAAGAGCCCCCACTGCTAGTTTTGTCAAGCCGGCTATCCCATTTGATGAAATCGATGATCTGGTCCCATAACAAAACTGTAAAGCAGCTCATCACTCTTTTGACCTTACCTACCTCTAGATCGCTTTTCATCCGACCATTATGAATTCAAAACATCCCAACACCGATAAAGTTGAGCCGATTATTATCATCGGCCCAATAAAACTGAAGTCATGGAGTTTGTTTTTTAGCTGTGCAATAGATAATTTCTATTTGGGCTGCTACTGCTTCTCTGGAACAATCTTGTGTTTCGTTGTTGTTTTCAAGATGGGCTTTTCCGATTCATCCAAAAGCTCCACATGAATCTCATAATCATCTGCTGGCTGCGGTGGATTTTTGACGATAGCAAATTTCACATCAACAGGTTGATTTGGGGGGATTTCTTTGCCCAGACCAGATCTCTTGATCGTCACCGTCTGCCCCTCTACTTGCAGGACAAAACCACCATTGATCGTGGAGGAGCCAGCAATCATCAAGTCCGAAAGATCAAAGCCAATCGGAAAAACAATGCGAAATGCAGCCTGTGCCGGGATCGCTTTGTCGAGAACAAAATTCACTTGATAGATTGAACTGTTCCGAATTTCTGGATGTTTTGCAATAATTTTCACGCTATCCGCCAAAGCAGCCCAACTGCCAGAGGTAATGGTCAACAGAACTATCAATAGAATGATCAAATTAGAATACCAGCGAATCTTCATAAATTTGACTTTCTGTGTTTCATAACGATACATGCTTATACTCCCTCTCATTTTTTTCTCATTTATGAATATTAAGCTAATTATTTATATTCAACTAATCAACCATTCCTGTTAAATGATTTTCAAAAAACCAACAATTATCATTCCTAAATTGTTGAAAGCGCCATTTTAATTTTCATCATCTTTATTAATGCAAAAATTGTACCGTCAATCTCGAAATATTAATAAATTTTAAAGGCAATTTTGGGAAGAGTTGGGTGAGGATCTGGTTGACTGCAGCGGAGCAAAAATCAGGATGCTATTCAGTACCAACTTATTGGCAGCTTTATTGAACAGATGAGTTGATCGACCATTATTTCAAAATTGCTCTTAATAAAATAAGAAACCCTTTTCCATCATTTTCAGCCAATTTCAAATTTTTATCTGCCTTTTTGAAATCAGGATTGATTCTTTTCGCCTCACGAAATTCTTCCAGCGCATTTAAAAAGAGATTGCGGCACTTAATTAAATAGGCGATGCCCAAATTGTTATGTAAGTCAGCATAACTTGGATACTTCTCAATTGCAGCCTTTAATTGTCCGATGTATTCATTAATAAACTGCTCATCCTTTCCTTTGCCACCGAACATGAACTTCAAATAAAATTCGCTTTCCAGATAGCTATCCAATAGCTCCGGCAGCTCTTTGCTGGCAGCGTCAAGTGCATCAATAGCAGCGGAATAATTGGCTTGCCGAACATGTTCCAAAGCGGCGTCGATATTTTCTGGCTTAAAATAGAGGCCATTTGAATTAATATCGATCAGTTTATTTTCAACGAAAGTTATTCGCTCTGAAATCGAGCCCAAAGCAACGTCAGGAAGCTCTTCGACAAGACTTTTAAGATGAATCATGCAAATATATAGTAGTGCAGCAACATAGTTGCTATTGATCGCGATCGCATTATTCAATTCTCGCAAGGCATCAGCAAATTTTCCATTTTGAAAATATGCTACTCCCAGATTGAAATGAAGATCAGCATATTTTTCATTTTTCATAATGCCGGTATTAAATGCTTCAATTGCTTCCTGATAGGCACCTTGCCGTAGTAGCGCATATCCCAGATTATTGTAGCCCTCTACCAGTTCCGGATCAATTTCAAGGGCTCTTTTGAATGCGGATACGGCATCATCAAGCAAATTCCTCTTTAAAAAAACTAGGCCTAACTTATTGTTGGATGCTGCGTGATGAATGGTTTTAACCTTCTCCGCGATATAATAGATCATCTCCAGATCACTGATCACAAGTTGATGGAGTTGAGAAACAACATGTCGGATATCAGCAGCCGACGCGTTGCTCGCCATCGAAATCCCCTTGTTGAAAACGACGACACCATTTTCAAACACATTGGAGATGACTTTTTCGCCAGATTCTAAATAATGAGTCTGAACGTGAAAATTTTTGCCACCAATTGAAATTTCGTTATTCAATCCGATGCTTTCCATCCCCACCCCTCGACAATTTAGTGCTTTTTGAATTTTTCAGCCAATTTTCGATGTATTTCCATTGGGACAAATCGGCTTACATCGCCTCCAAAACTGGCAATTTCCTTAACTATGGTTGAATTCAAATACGTGTATTTTTCATTTGGCATGAGGAATACAGTTACCAATTGATCTGATAACTTTCGATTGACCAACGCCATCTGAAATTCATATTCAAAATCCGAAGTGGCGCGAAGACCACGGATGATGGCAATGGCTTTCTTGGATAAAGCATAGTTGACCAACAAATCGTCAAAGCTATCCACCTCAACGGTATGCATGGAGTGTGTCACACTCTTGATCATTTCAATACGTTCATTGATGTCAAATAGCGGAGATTTTGCAGGGTTTGTGGTCACTGCGACGATGACTTTATCGAACAACAACACGGCACGTTCAATAATATCCAAATGACCATTAGTTATGGGATCGAAAGTCCCTGGATATATTCCGATTCGCAAGATGATTGCCCTTTCTTTTGATAAATGCTAACTGCAGTATCCCCAAATTTTCGAGTTTGCACTAAGCTCAAAAATGTCGGATTGAATTCAATGGTTGATCGTGCGCTGTGCTCAAAAATAAAAAAGCCACCATTTCGTAGCAACTTATCACGATCAATAAAGGTGATGATCTCATGGTAGCTTTTTTCAGCGTAGGGCGGATCAGCAAATATCAAATCAAATTCATCCCCCTTTCGAATCGATTTTCTCAAGTAGCGCAAAGAATCCTGTCGAATCACCCGACACTTATCGACCAGATTTGTCAATTTCAAGTTTCGATGAATCAGCGCGATCGAGCTTCTCGATATATCGACCAATATTGCAAACCGCGCGCCCCGACTCAAGGCTTCTATAGCTAAATTGCCGGTTCCACTGAACAAATCCAGAACAATAGCGTCCGATACTACATCGCCGAGATAGTCGAAAATATATTTTTTAACTTTATCTGCCGTCGGCCTGATATCATCTGTGTGGGGCGAAACAAGCCGCCTTCCTCTGCAGCTCCCCGCGATAACCCGCATTGTATCATCACGAATTGATGAGTCCTGAGCTAACTCACTCGATACAGCCCGATATTCAATACCAGGGTAATATTGCTATTGCTCAAATTCGCACCCGGGATCACCGAAATTTTGGCAAAGCTGATATTGAAATTGGCATTGTTGATTTGCTGAATAAAGGATAAGACGCCAGTTTTCGATCCTTGGGCTCGAAAAAGGACCGGAAGCACGACAAACTCCCCCTCAGTCTTCTCTCGCCCAAGCTCAAGTTGTTTTACATTCAATCCCGTCTGCTGCGCCAAATTCTTCAAATGGCTTTGCAATTCCGAACCGCTGATATAATTGGGTGGAACGAGATTCGTAAATTCTGCTGCCCCTTGCTGGATATTGACATTCCCATTTACCAATGCTTGACGGAAATTCCGATTCTGGATGGTTCGATTTTCCCTTGAAAGCAATTTTACTTCCGCAGGAGCCAAAGCTTGTTGTAATTGATTACTTGCAACACTTATGGCAGCATCATCGTTCGCCAAATATTCTACAAAAAATACCCCATCGCTATAGGAGAGAATTGTAAAATTCACATTTGAGGGAATTGCATTGATGATATTGCTTACCGTCCTGAGCCCCTGCCGGGATTTGACAATCCGATCTCTCAATGAAGGGGAAATTGCGGCGGTCGGCGCAATGTTCGCATCGGGCGCTGAGGTGGATGGCACACCGCCTGGCTGAGATACGGGTTGCTCCACAGTCGGCTGCTGAACGAGTGGCGGCTGGATCGTAGCCTTTTTGCCTTTGGCAGATTGTAGCATAAACCAGACCACCGCAGCCAACAAAATGACGCTGAACACGCCAAGCAAATAGACCATTTTTTTTGACCCGCTTCGATTCATATACCGCGAATAATCAGCGTCATCAATGGATGTACCGCCTATGTAGCTACTCGTTGTTGGCTCATTGGACTCTGGTTCGTAATTGCCCCGAAATTCCTGCTCGGTATTATCCTGCTCATCCGCTCGCGGTTGGTCATCCCCAATCAAATTGATATCCACCATGACCCACTCCTCATATTAATTATCTACACAATTAATGAATTTCGTTGTTTCTTTACACATTCAAATTATAACGCAAAACGAACATCCCTCCGATTGGGCGACAACAGATCATTTTTTCCTCAGCGCTGCACCGACACAAACAGTAAACGTTTCGGGACGCGACCAAATATTCTCATCGACACTCACATTCGGTGCGAATAACAAGCGCCGAAATGGATTGGCGCGATCGATCCTCACATTATAATTATTTTGCAGGTTTTCAAGAATACTATCTTTAACAAGATCTCCATATAGAAAAATTCGATTTAATGCTTCAATGCTTTCACCCACCTTGTTATCCAGCATCACCCGGCGCAATTCTTTTGAAACATATTTTGCGATATCATCCTCGTCTGCTGCATCCAACGAAGTGATCGTGGGATCCAACTTATAAGCTGGAAGATCCTGGGATATCCAATATTCTTTGTCCTCGATGATAGTAAACATGAGCCCGCCGGAGCTCACTTCAACCAACGCAATTATATCGCCCACTCGCAATTCATAATTGAGCTCGATGGCGCGCTTGGCAGTAAATATATCCAGATCAACCACTCTCACATTCAATTTGGCAATGGAGAATAACTTTCGCAATTGTCGAATGATTTTTTCTCTCACTGAGACCACCAACATCTCGTGCTCTTGCCGCCGGCTGGTCTGCTGGAGCTTTTGAAAATCAACAATATATTCATCACTGGGGTGATAAGAGAATTGCTTTACCTCCCAATCAACCTGATCGATCAAATCGCTATCCGACAAATCGCTTTCATATGGCAGCTTTTTAATCAGCGCAAATTGATTTTGCAATGCAAATATGGTTTTTTGGGCATTCAATCGGTAATTCCTAACCAGTTGCTGCAATTGGCTGCCTATATCCTCTATTCTTTGATCATTACAAATGCTTTCAATATTCAGCGGGGTGTTTAATTCAGTCTGGATAATTTTATTGATCCGGAACTGCTGAGATGTACTTTCAACCTCAATCAACTTCACATTGCGGTCTCTTATATATATCCCCAGTTGAATATTGGTCGGATTTGCATCCATGCCACATTCCCATTTTATTCTTCAGCGCAATTCAAAGTTCACCATTGCTCAAAAAATAAAACTATTACTCTCAAATTCTAATTCGGGAAGCTGCTCTCGAACCGACCAGGCATACCGAAACGCCTTCTTATCAGATGAAGCTATCGCCGCGTCCAGCTTTTTTCACCGGTCTCCACCTTACCATGATTGCTAATTCGATGATGACCAAAATGATACTTCACAAAATTATTTTTGGTCGCCTGAATATCGCTGGAATCTACGGGACATTCAATATTGACATACTTAAAAGCCGATGTGTCGATAATAGCAATTTTATACTCGCGATTGACAGTGGGACAATATTTGAAATTGACCACGGTTTGATTCACTGCACTATCGATTTTCTCGGCCCATTTGGGACCTAAAACATAGAGCGTATCAAGTAAAGATCCGACGGGAACATCAGGCATCATGCGCCGAAACACCAACGAAAGAGAATCGTCGGTTTTGAGCGGATCATAAATTTTGACGCTCCCAAAAGTTCTATCAATTTCCTTGAGAATGTCGACATCGCTGATCCCAATCTCCCGTTTCTCCTTAATAGCGCTCCCCATCTCGGTCTTTTCCAAGCGATTAAGCATCACATGAGCAAGATTAGAATCATAATTCACCGCTTCTAAAATGCTAAACAACAGAGTATCTGCGGTCAGATTATTAATGATTGAATTGGCCCGAGAGTCAGTAGTGACCAGATGATTCAACATCTGCTCTGCGAGTGCGGTGTCGGCTTTGATATACTCCCGAATAATCGTCTTGCTGCTGTCTTTGATAAAGGATATCAATTGATCTAAGTTATCGGTATAATTGTTATGGTGCTGCAAATAGATCATTTCCGCTTTGAAGATCCGATCCATATTGGTGCGACAGGTATTCGTATTTCGCTCCTCCTGTTCCCAGATCTTTTTCGGATAAAGAATGGTGGCGACGAGAGCTGCAGACAAGATCACAATAAGTAGTTTTAAAATGATAGAGCCTTTTGCCGTTGGTGTTGCCATTTTCCCTCCTTAAAAAATTTGCATGAATTAAGTGAATAAAAAATCGATAAACACCCCTACTTGTCCTGAACGAAAATATAAGGTCGCATGACTTCCAATTTTTTGCGCCCGACACCCTTCACCGCTAAAAGTTCTTCGATCTGCTTAAAATTGCCATGTTCTTTACGATACTCCACTATCCGAGCCGCGATCACCTGTCCGATTTGAGGAATCTGGATGAGCTCCTCAATCGTCGCCTGATTAATATCAATGGGCGTCAAGATCGATCTCGTTTTTGAAGTTTTTTTGACGCTGCTAGTTTGTGGCGACACAACCAGTTGCTGAACCGGTTCAACCGGCCGAGGGAATTGTTCCGTTTCCTCGAGCAAAGAATCGATCTCCGCAGCCTTTTCTTTTATTTGTTGTTCGATCAAGGTCAACTGCGGATCGATTTTGGGTGATGGCTCGACATAAGATCTATATAAGCGAATGGCAGCCCCAAGCAGAATGCCGAATACCAAAAAGGAAATGAACAATCTTTCCTGTTTTGTAAATAGCTCGATCATTCAAATAATGCTTGTTTAACTTTTTTAAAAAAGCTTTTATCTGCTGTTGGTGGTTTTAATCCCTCGCTATTCATCAATTCTCGAAGCAATTGCTTTTCCCTTTCAGATAGCTTAGTGGGCGTCCATACCAATACGCGAACCAGTTGGTCCCCTTTTCCCTGTTGGTTCAAATGCGGAATTCCCTTCCCTTTCATCCTGAGGATCTTGCCTGATTGGGTGCCAGGGGCAATCGTCAGCCGCGCCCTGCCGTTTAGGGTTGGGACCTCAACCTCATCCCCTAAAGCTACCTGACTAAAGCTAACGTAAAGATCATATAATATGTCGTCACCATGGCGTTCGAAATATTGGTGCTCTTTTTCTTCAATCACTACGATGGCATCACCCGCAGGGCCTCCTCGAGGTCCCACATTTCCTTCGCCTCGCAAGCTCAAATAATTTCCACTGGTCACTCCAGCCGGAATGGTTACATTGAGCGTGCTTTCCGCCTTTACCCGTCCCTCACCGTGGCAATTGGAGCAGGGCGTTTTGATGATTCGACCTTCGCCGCCACATTCAGAGCAGGTGGTCACATTAATGAACTGCCCAAAAATCGTCCGAGAAGCCTGGCGAATTTCTCCAATTCCATGGCACAGAGGACAATTCTCCATACTAGTACCTTTTTTTAAGCCAGAGCCCCCACAAACTTCACATCTGACGTATCGCTTCACCTTCAGCTTTTTCGTAACCCCAGTCGCGATTTCCTCCAATGTCAATGCTAGCCGGATCTGGAGATCGGTTCCCCGGACCTTTGTCCGCCGACTCCGTGCTTGACTGGTCGTACCAAAAAAATCACCAAATCCAAATCCCGCGGACATAAAAGTCCTCAGCGCATCGCTCAAATCAAACTCAAAACCACCAAAATCTTCAAAACCACCTTTCAAACCTGATTCACCATATTGATCATAGCGACGGCGCTTTTCTGGATCTTTTAATACTTCATAGGCCTCAGAGACCTCCTTGAACTTCTCCTCGGCTTGTTTGTCCCCTGCATTTCTATCTGGATGATACTGAAGAGCCAATTTTCTATATGCTTTTTTTATTTCATTCGCGTCGGCATCACGGGAAACACCTAATATTTGATAATAATCTTTCGCCATCTGTCGTCCCAGACCATTTCACATTTATAGTCAAGCAAATATTCTGCTCTTGAAAATTATCATCGCTCCCTAAACATTCCCATTTGTGTCATTGTGTTTTTTACCATTCAAAATGAACTTTTCACTTGTTCGGCTTGTTCGAGAGCAATGACCTAAGACCAATAGGTTCGATGTTCGAATTTGGATCATCATGCCTCCCCCACTAGTTCAAGAGGCAGGCGATCCCTGAATTAAAAACAACTTCAACACACCCCCCATAGACAAAAACAGAGCAGTTTTTATTTAGCAACAATCACCTGAGCATGTCTTAAAACCCGATCTTTCAGACGATAACCTTTCAATATTTCAGAAACGACTGAATTGGGCGGATGTGCATCATCCTCTACCTGCATAATTGCCTCATGCAACTCAGGATTGAATTGTTGTCCCAATGAACTAATCGGTTCTAAGCCTTGCTTTTTCATCATGGCAATCAATTTCTGGTAGATCAATTCAATCCCTTGCCGAAGCGATTGATAACTTTTTCGTTTCGTTGTTGAGTTCAGCGATCGCTCAAAATCGTCAATGACGGGTAACAATTCACGAGAAAATTGCTCAATAGCGCGGTCGAAAATTTCATTGATCTCTTTATTGTGTCGT
This DNA window, taken from candidate division KSB1 bacterium, encodes the following:
- a CDS encoding helix-hairpin-helix domain-containing protein — protein: MIELFTKQERLFISFLVFGILLGAAIRLYRSYVEPSPKIDPQLTLIEQQIKEKAAEIDSLLEETEQFPRPVEPVQQLVVSPQTSSVKKTSKTRSILTPIDINQATIEELIQIPQIGQVIAARIVEYRKEHGNFKQIEELLAVKGVGRKKLEVMRPYIFVQDK
- the coaD gene encoding pantetheine-phosphate adenylyltransferase gives rise to the protein MRIGIYPGTFDPITNGHLDIIERAVLLFDKVIVAVTTNPAKSPLFDINERIEMIKSVTHSMHTVEVDSFDDLLVNYALSKKAIAIIRGLRATSDFEYEFQMALVNRKLSDQLVTVFLMPNEKYTYLNSTIVKEIASFGGDVSRFVPMEIHRKLAEKFKKH
- the pilM gene encoding pilus assembly protein PilM, whose translation is MDANPTNIQLGIYIRDRNVKLIEVESTSQQFRINKIIQTELNTPLNIESICNDQRIEDIGSQLQQLVRNYRLNAQKTIFALQNQFALIKKLPYESDLSDSDLIDQVDWEVKQFSYHPSDEYIVDFQKLQQTSRRQEHEMLVVSVREKIIRQLRKLFSIAKLNVRVVDLDIFTAKRAIELNYELRVGDIIALVEVSSGGLMFTIIEDKEYWISQDLPAYKLDPTITSLDAADEDDIAKYVSKELRRVMLDNKVGESIEALNRIFLYGDLVKDSILENLQNNYNVRIDRANPFRRLLFAPNVSVDENIWSRPETFTVCVGAALRKK
- the dnaJ gene encoding molecular chaperone DnaJ, coding for MAKDYYQILGVSRDADANEIKKAYRKLALQYHPDRNAGDKQAEEKFKEVSEAYEVLKDPEKRRRYDQYGESGLKGGFEDFGGFEFDLSDALRTFMSAGFGFGDFFGTTSQARSRRTKVRGTDLQIRLALTLEEIATGVTKKLKVKRYVRCEVCGGSGLKKGTSMENCPLCHGIGEIRQASRTIFGQFINVTTCSECGGEGRIIKTPCSNCHGEGRVKAESTLNVTIPAGVTSGNYLSLRGEGNVGPRGGPAGDAIVVIEEKEHQYFERHGDDILYDLYVSFSQVALGDEVEVPTLNGRARLTIAPGTQSGKILRMKGKGIPHLNQQGKGDQLVRVLVWTPTKLSEREKQLLRELMNSEGLKPPTADKSFFKKVKQALFE
- the rsmD gene encoding 16S rRNA (guanine(966)-N(2))-methyltransferase RsmD, giving the protein MRVIAGSCRGRRLVSPHTDDIRPTADKVKKYIFDYLGDVVSDAIVLDLFSGTGNLAIEALSRGARFAILVDISRSSIALIHRNLKLTNLVDKCRVIRQDSLRYLRKSIRKGDEFDLIFADPPYAEKSYHEIITFIDRDKLLRNGGFFIFEHSARSTIEFNPTFLSLVQTRKFGDTAVSIYQKKGQSSCESEYIQGLSIP
- the grpE gene encoding nucleotide exchange factor GrpE; translated protein: MKASNTNEKEPVGVQVESAPVTTEKTPQKTRRISKTKQLAEEVERLKAELAEYKDKYLRMAAEFENFKKRHNKEINEIFDRAIEQFSRELLPVIDDFERSLNSTTKRKSYQSLRQGIELIYQKLIAMMKKQGLEPISSLGQQFNPELHEAIMQVEDDAHPPNSVVSEILKGYRLKDRVLRHAQVIVAK
- a CDS encoding tetratricopeptide repeat protein; this translates as MESIGLNNEISIGGKNFHVQTHYLESGEKVISNVFENGVVVFNKGISMASNASAADIRHVVSQLHQLVISDLEMIYYIAEKVKTIHHAASNNKLGLVFLKRNLLDDAVSAFKRALEIDPELVEGYNNLGYALLRQGAYQEAIEAFNTGIMKNEKYADLHFNLGVAYFQNGKFADALRELNNAIAINSNYVAALLYICMIHLKSLVEELPDVALGSISERITFVENKLIDINSNGLYFKPENIDAALEHVRQANYSAAIDALDAASKELPELLDSYLESEFYLKFMFGGKGKDEQFINEYIGQLKAAIEKYPSYADLHNNLGIAYLIKCRNLFLNALEEFREAKRINPDFKKADKNLKLAENDGKGFLILLRAILK